The Methanocella arvoryzae MRE50 DNA window GTTGAGCATGTCCCGGACTTCCGGGAGGGTGAGTAACTCTTCGCTTATTACCTTCTTGATGATCATTACGATCCCTGCTGTTTACGCGCTGTTCTTCTGCGGCTTCAGGTGCTGTGACCGGGCAATAACGGTCTTCTTCTTGCCACCGTCGCTGATGCCGACGAACCATGCGCGGCCTGCCTGGCCGAGAATCTCGCCGGTAAGTCCCTGGAACCTGCGGTAGGGCATGCCCTTGTGGACGCTCGGGTCGATGTCGATGTGGACCTTCTGTCCGACTTCAAACTCCTGCACAGCCTTGCTGACCGGGGAGAGGCCTCTTGCCCTGAGATCCTTGTTGAACTTGTGCCTCGTCTTTAATCTCTCGCCATGTGATCTTGCCATGATATTCCTCCTTCAACCTTTGTGACATCGAGTTCCTGAACTTTGACCGGTATGCCGAGCAACGCCGACAGCGATGGCCGGGTTCTGCCGTTATCACCGGAAACAAGCTCTTTCACATATAGCCCGCCTTCACAGCGGACAGTGATCACGAAGTACTTTTCCTCCGCGTTCAGCTCTACGAGGTCGATACCGTAAACGTGCCTTATTCGTTCGAGATCGGCACGTCGATGTGCGACTCGCTCAGGCGTCCGTTGAAGTATCTCCGAGTTAGATAGAGCAGCTATCGAAGATTTAAGTGTTTCTATTGAAATATCCTCATTGTATATAACTTTAAGCCTGTATACTTTGTTGACCTTGAGCGACTTGACCTCTTCGACCGCATTCTTGCCCACGTATACGAGGTCAGACACTTTTACCTTAGGCTCTGCATAGGCATTGATCTGCTCCTTCAGTGCTGCCAGGTCTACGTGCCTCACGTGGGGGTCCATAACCTCCATGACGAATGGCCTGCCATCGCCCACCATGATGGCGTCGATATCCTCCCTGCCAGCGCCGTGCAGCACGCCGTCATGGGCCTTGAACGCCTCGATGACCTTGTGGCTGATCAGCTCTTCCACAGAGTTGGTATACATCTTGCCCGTGTTCTTGCACCGTTCGCAGCCCTTTCCGCCACACTCCCGGCAGGGCCACCGGGTCTGAGGAATATCCCGGACGTACTTGTTGTACCGGCCGTAAATGAACAAGGACTGGACCTGAAGCTTCACCGTCTCGTCCGCGAGGTGGAGGGTGAAAAGCACGTCGGGGCGCTTGAAGTCGACCTGCTTGCCAGTCATCTGGGAGACCAGCTTGCCGACTTCCCTGTTCAGCTCGGACTTCAGCGGCTCGGCGTTAGTTATGCCGCACTCTGCCCAGAGCACTTCCTCTTTCTCGGACATGATAGGTGGCACCTTTGTGCCTACCAGTAACGTGTCGTACTCATAGCCCTGAGCGGCTTCGACGCACCTGTCCGCGTACTCTGTGAGCCTTTCGGGACGCTGGAACAGGCCTCTGCATAGCCAGCATTCCTCTTCTTCCCCGCCCACGAGCTTTCTCGCCTGCGGCAGCGTGGGCGCAAGCTCTTTCTGTAGTTCCATATCGCCGTTTGCGGCCGCTTCCATCGATAAGGTCAGCTTGATAGCGTTGCCCCTCTGGGCGTTGGTCAGCCCGGTCGAAAGCTTGCCGAACTGCCGCCCCATGCAGGCATCGCAGATCGGGCCTTCCTTGAGGATGAGT harbors:
- a CDS encoding 50S ribosomal protein L21e — protein: MARSHGERLKTRHKFNKDLRARGLSPVSKAVQEFEVGQKVHIDIDPSVHKGMPYRRFQGLTGEILGQAGRAWFVGISDGGKKKTVIARSQHLKPQKNSA
- a CDS encoding tRNA pseudouridine(54/55) synthase Pus10 produces the protein MTILDTAKLILKEGPICDACMGRQFGKLSTGLTNAQRGNAIKLTLSMEAAANGDMELQKELAPTLPQARKLVGGEEEECWLCRGLFQRPERLTEYADRCVEAAQGYEYDTLLVGTKVPPIMSEKEEVLWAECGITNAEPLKSELNREVGKLVSQMTGKQVDFKRPDVLFTLHLADETVKLQVQSLFIYGRYNKYVRDIPQTRWPCRECGGKGCERCKNTGKMYTNSVEELISHKVIEAFKAHDGVLHGAGREDIDAIMVGDGRPFVMEVMDPHVRHVDLAALKEQINAYAEPKVKVSDLVYVGKNAVEEVKSLKVNKVYRLKVIYNEDISIETLKSSIAALSNSEILQRTPERVAHRRADLERIRHVYGIDLVELNAEEKYFVITVRCEGGLYVKELVSGDNGRTRPSLSALLGIPVKVQELDVTKVEGGISWQDHMARD